One Nocardia iowensis DNA window includes the following coding sequences:
- a CDS encoding CocE/NonD family hydrolase produces the protein MLSGQQVAQRFVGAARLATVLAIVVVGGGFAVGTAAAEPDGAVRSERWTALHDGPPQYADVHIDWDVPIRMSDGVVLKANVYRPVDAAGAVEQRPLPTIVNLTPYTKLLTNLVDSALAVPGLQPLALDLVRRVNLSGTPISGFEDLLQAIDGGALQTVLGIDRNLIRSGYTLVVADVRGTGFSQGTWNTLGAREQLDTREVIEWAAAQPWSTGKIGMSGGSYAGITQLRAAENAPPALKAIFPVEPGSDLMRDVVAPGGGIGTTFLPLWLSNVNQTKLIPDVQSMLNGTFDWRWLSDRMADPSTNYDLLLQALLTPSLNDIPPSLAAALDHESDFRQGILGHPERITVPTFVYGGWHDIFANSATKVYNAIPLPANKKQLVVGDTYHANPGAGMGGPGAPPRLEVLQRVWFDKWLKDIDHGIDGFGPVTVWEQGGGWITLGQFPQAGTEHRRVYLSAAPSGTAESVHDGSLSATKPDEHRTLTVAPGLTTWCSRDTTQGAAGIPAILDMCAKDSRIAERNGLTFTSPPVTERTVISGPMNVHLNTVHDATDGYWAVTVNDVAPDGTSTVLSTGQLTASMRAVDESKSARSANGDYTAPYNPITLDSLLPVVPGEPVALDIAVIPVQAALQPGHRLRVDVFAGNSPKALAFRPLLNNTALKPQSLRLDPAQPSFVNLPTSRPLG, from the coding sequence ATGCTTTCGGGGCAGCAAGTGGCACAACGGTTTGTCGGCGCCGCTCGATTGGCGACCGTGCTGGCAATCGTTGTGGTTGGCGGCGGATTTGCGGTCGGTACCGCGGCGGCCGAGCCGGACGGCGCCGTTCGCAGCGAGCGCTGGACGGCACTGCACGACGGCCCGCCGCAGTATGCCGACGTGCACATCGACTGGGACGTCCCGATCCGGATGAGCGACGGCGTCGTCCTGAAGGCCAACGTGTACCGGCCGGTGGACGCCGCGGGGGCGGTGGAACAGCGGCCGCTGCCCACCATCGTGAATCTCACCCCGTACACCAAACTGTTGACGAACCTGGTCGATTCGGCGTTGGCGGTGCCGGGCTTGCAGCCGCTCGCGCTGGACTTGGTCCGGCGGGTCAATCTGTCCGGGACACCGATCAGCGGCTTCGAGGATCTCCTGCAGGCGATCGACGGCGGAGCCTTGCAAACCGTTCTCGGCATCGACCGCAACCTGATTCGCAGCGGGTACACCCTCGTTGTGGCGGATGTGCGCGGAACCGGATTTTCCCAAGGCACCTGGAATACCCTCGGCGCACGGGAGCAGCTTGACACCCGTGAAGTGATCGAGTGGGCCGCGGCCCAGCCGTGGTCCACCGGCAAGATCGGCATGAGTGGCGGCTCCTACGCGGGCATCACCCAGTTGCGCGCCGCCGAAAACGCGCCGCCCGCATTGAAAGCCATCTTCCCGGTCGAGCCGGGTAGCGACCTCATGCGCGATGTGGTCGCGCCCGGCGGCGGCATCGGCACCACCTTCCTGCCGCTCTGGCTGAGCAACGTGAACCAGACGAAGCTGATCCCCGATGTGCAATCGATGCTCAACGGCACATTCGACTGGCGGTGGCTCAGCGATCGCATGGCCGACCCCTCCACCAACTACGACCTGCTGCTCCAAGCGTTGCTCACGCCGTCACTCAACGACATCCCACCGTCGCTTGCCGCCGCGCTCGACCACGAAAGCGACTTCCGCCAAGGCATTCTCGGGCATCCGGAACGAATCACCGTGCCCACCTTCGTCTATGGCGGCTGGCACGACATCTTCGCCAACAGCGCGACAAAGGTATACAACGCTATACCGTTGCCCGCCAACAAGAAACAGCTGGTTGTCGGCGACACCTATCACGCCAATCCTGGTGCGGGCATGGGCGGGCCCGGCGCCCCACCGCGGCTGGAAGTATTGCAGCGGGTTTGGTTCGACAAGTGGCTCAAGGACATCGATCACGGCATCGACGGATTCGGGCCGGTGACCGTCTGGGAACAGGGGGGCGGCTGGATCACGCTCGGCCAGTTCCCACAGGCGGGCACGGAACATCGGCGCGTCTATCTTTCCGCGGCGCCCAGTGGGACCGCCGAGAGCGTGCACGACGGATCACTGTCCGCGACAAAGCCGGACGAGCACCGGACGCTGACCGTGGCGCCCGGCCTCACCACCTGGTGTTCGCGCGACACCACCCAGGGCGCCGCCGGTATCCCCGCGATATTGGATATGTGCGCCAAGGACTCTCGGATCGCCGAACGGAACGGGCTGACCTTCACCAGCCCGCCGGTCACCGAGCGGACGGTCATCTCCGGCCCGATGAACGTGCACCTCAACACCGTGCACGACGCGACCGACGGCTACTGGGCGGTCACCGTGAACGACGTTGCGCCCGACGGCACTTCGACCGTGCTGAGTACCGGTCAGCTCACCGCCTCGATGCGTGCCGTCGACGAGTCGAAGAGCGCCCGGTCCGCCAACGGTGACTACACCGCCCCGTACAACCCGATCACCCTGGACAGCCTGCTGCCCGTGGTCCCCGGTGAGCCCGTCGCGCTTGACATCGCCGTCATCCCGGTCCAAGCCGCGCTCCAGCCGGGACATCGACTACGCGTCGATGTCTTCGCCGGAAACTCGCCCAAAGCGCTGGCCTTCCGCCCGCTGCTGAACAACACCGCACTCAAACCGCAGTCGTTGCGGCTGGATCCGGCGCAGCCGAGCTTCGTGAACCTGCCGACCAGCAGGCCGCTCGGCTGA
- a CDS encoding LLM class F420-dependent oxidoreductase — translation MELRIFTEPQQGASYDTLLTVAKATEDLGFDAFFRSDHYLAMGDADGLPGPTDAWITLAGLARETKRIRLGTLVTAATFRLPGPLAIQVAQVDQMSGGRVELGLGSGWFPEEHSAYGIPFPADKFARFEEQLAIITGLWATKPGDTFDFAGEHYQLTNSPALPKPVQNPVPVLIGGHGATRTPRLAAQYATEFNMPFSSIEDSAAQFGRVRAAAEARGRKADDLTYSNALVACVGADDAEVARRAAAIGREVAELKANGLAGSPAEVVDKIGRYAEIGAKRIYLQILDLTDLDHLELISSQVQAQL, via the coding sequence ATGGAATTGCGCATCTTCACCGAACCGCAGCAGGGTGCCAGCTATGACACGCTGCTGACCGTTGCCAAGGCCACCGAGGACCTGGGATTCGACGCGTTCTTCCGGTCCGATCACTATCTGGCGATGGGCGACGCGGACGGGTTGCCGGGGCCCACCGACGCGTGGATCACCCTCGCGGGACTGGCCAGGGAGACCAAGCGGATCCGCCTGGGCACGCTCGTCACGGCCGCCACCTTCCGGCTGCCCGGCCCGCTGGCGATCCAGGTCGCGCAGGTCGATCAGATGTCCGGCGGCCGGGTGGAACTCGGCCTCGGCAGTGGCTGGTTCCCCGAGGAACACTCCGCCTACGGCATCCCGTTCCCCGCGGACAAGTTCGCGCGGTTCGAGGAGCAGCTGGCGATCATCACCGGACTGTGGGCGACCAAGCCGGGCGACACGTTCGACTTCGCGGGCGAGCACTACCAGCTGACCAACTCCCCCGCCCTGCCGAAGCCGGTGCAGAACCCGGTACCGGTGTTGATCGGCGGCCACGGCGCCACCCGTACGCCGCGGCTGGCCGCCCAGTACGCGACCGAGTTCAACATGCCGTTCTCCTCGATCGAGGACAGCGCAGCCCAGTTCGGCCGGGTCCGCGCGGCAGCCGAGGCGCGCGGCCGCAAGGCGGACGACCTGACCTACTCGAACGCCCTCGTCGCCTGTGTCGGCGCCGACGATGCCGAGGTGGCGCGGCGCGCCGCGGCGATCGGGCGTGAGGTGGCGGAATTGAAGGCCAACGGGCTCGCCGGGTCGCCCGCCGAGGTGGTGGACAAGATCGGCCGGTACGCCGAGATCGGCGCCAAGCGGATCTACCTGCAGATACTGGATCTGACCGATCTCGACCACCTGGAGTTGATTTCCAGCCAGGTGCAGGCGCAGCTCTGA
- a CDS encoding MerR family transcriptional regulator: MDDLMSIGEFAARCGLSAKMLRTYAAAGLLVPAAVDEISGYRYYSPTQVDRAETIGLLRRARISLADIALFLKDPSTERVMVWHRQLDKEIESRRHALDLVRNHLATRPRRTATHPVVETERHTTTMNSLTAAMATDKGLHRDTNQDAVLIDDLLYAVADGMGASGAIASRMSLEALRAGFAADPSPAGLAEACRQANQRIWDEASTVAEYEGMGSTLTAFAALPVDQGGPVVANIGDSRLYRLRDGLLEQLTEDHSVVGPLVRAGELTEDLARTHPQRHLLTRALGIGPDVTPDVVAVDCKPGDRLVVSTDGLYNDVAESDIADASAAPDPESAVARLIDLAGAAGGTDNIAVIVIDVR, translated from the coding sequence ATGGACGATCTGATGAGCATCGGCGAGTTCGCTGCCCGCTGCGGCCTGTCGGCGAAGATGCTTCGGACCTACGCGGCCGCAGGGCTCTTGGTTCCGGCGGCCGTGGACGAGATCTCCGGATACCGGTACTACTCCCCGACCCAGGTGGACCGAGCCGAGACCATCGGCTTACTGCGCCGAGCACGAATCTCCTTGGCGGACATTGCCTTGTTCCTGAAAGACCCGTCCACTGAGCGAGTCATGGTGTGGCACCGGCAACTCGACAAGGAAATCGAGAGCCGCCGCCATGCACTCGACCTCGTCCGCAACCACCTCGCGACCCGACCACGACGGACGGCTACTCATCCGGTTGTCGAAACAGAAAGGCACACAACCACAATGAACTCACTGACCGCCGCAATGGCGACCGACAAAGGCCTACACCGCGACACCAACCAGGACGCCGTCCTGATCGATGATCTCCTCTACGCCGTCGCCGACGGCATGGGCGCGAGCGGTGCCATCGCAAGCCGCATGTCGCTCGAAGCGCTGCGCGCCGGATTCGCCGCCGACCCGAGCCCCGCGGGCCTCGCCGAAGCCTGCCGGCAGGCCAATCAGCGGATCTGGGACGAGGCGTCGACCGTGGCCGAGTACGAGGGCATGGGCAGCACATTGACCGCGTTCGCCGCCCTCCCGGTCGACCAGGGCGGCCCCGTGGTCGCCAATATCGGCGATTCACGCCTCTACCGGCTCCGGGACGGGCTGCTGGAACAACTCACCGAAGACCACAGCGTCGTCGGCCCGCTGGTACGGGCAGGCGAGCTCACCGAAGACCTGGCACGGACCCACCCACAACGGCACCTACTCACCAGAGCGCTCGGCATCGGCCCGGACGTCACGCCCGATGTGGTCGCAGTCGATTGCAAACCAGGTGACCGCCTGGTCGTCAGCACCGATGGTCTCTACAACGATGTCGCCGAATCCGACATCGCCGACGCGTCCGCCGCACCGGATCCGGAGTCGGCGGTGGCGCGACTCATCGACCTCGCCGGAGCGGCGGGCGGCACGGACAACATCGCGGTCATCGTGATCGACGTGCGCTGA
- a CDS encoding dihydrodipicolinate synthase family protein: MSGSIAGVVAYPVTPFGGDKGKVDEGVLRGLVERLVQAGVSAVAPLGSAGESAYLDDQEWAAVASICLEQVDGRVPTVVGVSEVSTAGTIARAKLAERLGASALMMLPVAYWRLTERELRGHFAAVADAVQLPIMAYNNPGTSGIDMTPEFLVDLVAGVDNITMVKESSGDIARMRRIAELGGTGVPFFNGSNRLALQAFDAGAAGWCTAAPCLVPEHIVEVWRLLTVGETASATALFERLEPLLNAIVSGGLPRTIKAGLRSLGIEAGNPRPPLLPVDTDTHCAIAELIASIRG, encoded by the coding sequence ATGAGTGGGTCTATTGCGGGGGTTGTGGCGTATCCGGTGACGCCGTTCGGTGGTGATAAGGGGAAGGTTGACGAGGGGGTGTTGCGGGGGCTGGTGGAACGGCTGGTTCAGGCGGGGGTTTCTGCTGTCGCGCCGCTCGGAAGTGCTGGGGAGAGTGCGTATCTGGATGATCAGGAGTGGGCGGCTGTGGCGTCGATCTGTTTAGAGCAGGTTGATGGGCGGGTGCCGACGGTGGTGGGAGTGTCGGAGGTGAGTACGGCGGGGACTATTGCGCGGGCGAAGCTGGCCGAACGGCTCGGGGCTTCGGCACTCATGATGCTGCCGGTGGCGTACTGGCGGTTGACCGAGCGCGAGCTGCGCGGGCACTTCGCGGCGGTTGCCGATGCGGTGCAGCTGCCGATCATGGCGTACAACAATCCCGGCACCAGTGGGATCGACATGACACCGGAGTTTCTTGTCGATCTCGTTGCGGGCGTGGACAACATCACCATGGTCAAGGAGTCGAGTGGTGATATCGCGCGGATGCGGCGGATCGCGGAACTCGGTGGGACGGGTGTGCCGTTCTTCAATGGCAGCAATCGGCTTGCGCTGCAAGCTTTCGATGCGGGCGCCGCCGGATGGTGCACGGCCGCACCGTGTCTGGTGCCGGAGCACATTGTCGAAGTGTGGCGATTGCTGACCGTGGGCGAAACCGCCTCGGCTACGGCTCTTTTCGAGCGACTAGAACCGCTGCTGAATGCGATCGTCAGCGGTGGCCTGCCGAGGACCATCAAAGCAGGACTGCGCTCACTCGGCATCGAAGCGGGCAACCCTCGACCCCCACTGCTGCCGGTGGATACCGACACCCACTGCGCGATCGCCGAACTCATCGCTTCCATCCGCGGATGA
- a CDS encoding gluconokinase, with product MPDRALPIVVVMGVSGSGKSTVGARLAVDLGVEYAEGDDFHPEANVEKMAAGIPLDDADRAPWLDAVAAWMAERSGQGGVVSCSALKRAYRDRLRAAVPDAFFLHLAAPRDELAHRLASRRDHFMPLSLLDSQLAALEPLSGDERGETVDATRDPDALARETSAALRAATDL from the coding sequence ATGCCGGACCGAGCCCTGCCGATCGTGGTTGTGATGGGGGTGTCGGGGTCCGGCAAGTCGACGGTGGGCGCGCGGCTCGCCGTCGATCTCGGGGTCGAATACGCCGAGGGTGACGACTTCCACCCCGAAGCGAACGTCGAAAAGATGGCGGCGGGTATTCCACTGGACGACGCGGACCGGGCACCCTGGCTCGACGCGGTGGCGGCCTGGATGGCGGAACGGTCCGGACAGGGCGGCGTGGTCAGCTGCTCGGCGCTGAAACGCGCCTACCGCGACCGCCTGCGGGCCGCCGTGCCCGACGCGTTCTTCCTGCACCTCGCCGCCCCGCGAGACGAGCTCGCACACCGGCTCGCCAGTCGCCGTGACCATTTCATGCCGCTGAGTCTGCTCGACTCACAGCTGGCAGCCCTGGAACCATTGTCCGGCGACGAGCGCGGCGAAACCGTCGACGCGACCCGCGACCCAGACGCGCTGGCACGCGAAACGTCGGCGGCTTTGCGCGCGGCCACCGATCTGTGA
- a CDS encoding type 1 glutamine amidotransferase domain-containing protein, whose protein sequence is MPEKLNGTRVLIITSNTGVERDELLVPLNELKDKGAEVVHAAPDTEQVQTFQHDTDKDVAVRPDASLEDVKVDDYDVLVVPGGTVNADKLRVEDRALELAKGFAAAGKPIAAICHGPWLLVEAELTPSKTLTSYFSLRTDVSNAGGKWVDESVVRSTENGWTLITSRNPGDLADFCGAIAEELVAAS, encoded by the coding sequence ATGCCGGAGAAGCTGAATGGGACGCGCGTACTGATCATCACCTCGAACACGGGTGTGGAGCGCGACGAGCTGCTGGTTCCGTTGAACGAGCTCAAGGACAAGGGCGCCGAGGTGGTGCACGCGGCGCCCGACACCGAGCAGGTGCAGACGTTCCAGCACGACACCGACAAGGACGTGGCGGTGCGGCCGGACGCGTCGCTCGAGGACGTGAAAGTCGACGACTATGACGTGCTGGTGGTGCCAGGTGGCACGGTGAACGCGGACAAGCTGCGCGTGGAAGATCGCGCGCTGGAACTGGCCAAGGGATTCGCCGCGGCGGGCAAGCCGATCGCCGCGATCTGCCACGGACCGTGGTTGCTGGTCGAGGCGGAACTCACGCCGTCGAAGACGTTGACGTCATACTTCTCGCTGCGCACCGATGTGAGCAACGCGGGCGGCAAGTGGGTCGACGAGTCGGTGGTGCGTTCGACGGAGAACGGTTGGACGCTGATCACCTCACGCAATCCCGGTGATTTGGCGGATTTCTGTGGGGCGATCGCCGAGGAACTCGTCGCGGCGTCGTAG
- a CDS encoding DUF5995 family protein: protein MSSHIRITLVAALILGCATLFGAGPATAASVDTACGTPLTRAEVATIVTLSDTSTLTGSSLERLEQAVEQHRQLTRILVDHRDLRGVFALGLDAVERAAVMPLQRDPAAFADPEWAHRISLELLSRFLRNVHAEFTGGPTEPQWTHYFDLTRRCDLSPARVAMAGYNAHLSVDLSYSVAAVDGTVANAPDYFKIVDAIAQRADLIIESTKAIYQGDLGPLWRFYFVGEGLDLLFGQGVATPQLLRLADLGANVVIFGNGLALRDPALAPAARAEIDALWRSADVAFEVLSRLGGL from the coding sequence ATGAGCAGCCATATCCGCATCACCCTCGTCGCTGCCCTGATTCTCGGTTGCGCCACCCTGTTCGGCGCGGGCCCGGCGACCGCCGCGTCGGTCGACACCGCGTGCGGCACGCCGTTGACGCGGGCCGAGGTCGCCACGATCGTCACACTGTCGGACACCAGCACACTCACCGGCTCGTCGCTGGAACGGCTGGAACAAGCCGTCGAACAGCATCGTCAGCTCACCCGGATCCTGGTCGACCATCGGGATCTGCGCGGCGTCTTCGCGCTCGGCCTCGACGCCGTCGAACGGGCCGCTGTCATGCCATTACAGCGCGACCCGGCGGCGTTCGCCGACCCCGAGTGGGCTCATCGGATCAGCCTCGAATTGCTGTCCCGGTTCCTGCGCAACGTGCACGCCGAATTCACCGGCGGACCTACCGAACCGCAGTGGACCCACTATTTCGACCTCACCCGCCGTTGCGACCTGTCGCCCGCCCGCGTCGCGATGGCCGGATACAACGCTCACCTGTCCGTCGATCTCTCCTACTCGGTGGCCGCAGTTGACGGCACCGTCGCGAACGCGCCCGACTACTTCAAGATCGTCGATGCGATCGCGCAGCGGGCCGACTTGATCATCGAGTCGACCAAGGCGATCTATCAAGGCGACCTCGGACCGCTGTGGCGGTTCTACTTCGTCGGGGAAGGCCTCGACCTCCTGTTCGGTCAAGGTGTGGCGACGCCGCAACTGCTGCGCCTCGCCGATCTCGGCGCCAACGTGGTGATCTTCGGCAACGGCCTCGCGCTGCGCGATCCGGCCCTGGCACCGGCCGCCCGCGCCGAGATCGACGCACTGTGGCGCAGCGCCGACGTCGCCTTCGAGGTGCTGTCGCGGCTCGGTGGGCTCTAG
- a CDS encoding M50 family metallopeptidase, which yields MDRAEWVERGTSIVDRLTTTQTQPPWWLVAGAGIAALVLVGYSPLWRYTRNIVTIAHEGGHALVALLTGRRLNSIRLHSDTSGLTVSSGKPYGLGMILTTMAGYPAPPLLGLGFAALLGASRITLMLWTAIALLAAVLVMTRNIYGMLTVFAVGATVFAVSWFGTDTLQAGFAYLGAWFLLLAGARPVIELQRGRARQLRSRYQQDVASDADQLARLTHLPGLLWVGLFGVVAVGSLLLGAGLLISDIEGVCLPLGSDASCATGQ from the coding sequence GTGGACAGAGCCGAATGGGTCGAGCGTGGCACCTCCATCGTCGACCGCTTGACGACAACCCAAACCCAGCCGCCGTGGTGGTTGGTGGCCGGCGCCGGGATAGCGGCGCTCGTACTGGTCGGCTACTCGCCGCTCTGGCGATACACCCGCAATATCGTCACCATCGCGCACGAGGGCGGGCACGCGCTGGTCGCGCTGCTCACCGGGCGCAGGCTCAATAGCATCCGATTGCATTCGGACACTTCGGGTCTCACCGTGTCGAGCGGAAAGCCCTATGGCCTCGGCATGATTCTCACGACAATGGCGGGCTATCCCGCGCCGCCGCTGCTCGGACTCGGCTTCGCCGCGCTGCTCGGCGCGAGCCGGATCACGCTGATGCTGTGGACCGCCATCGCGCTGCTGGCCGCGGTGCTCGTCATGACGCGCAACATCTACGGCATGCTGACCGTCTTCGCGGTCGGCGCGACCGTCTTCGCGGTCTCCTGGTTCGGCACCGACACCTTGCAGGCGGGCTTCGCCTATCTCGGCGCCTGGTTCCTGCTGCTCGCCGGCGCCCGCCCGGTCATCGAATTGCAGCGCGGCCGCGCCCGCCAACTACGCAGCCGGTACCAGCAGGACGTCGCCTCCGACGCCGACCAACTCGCCCGCCTCACCCACCTCCCCGGCCTGCTGTGGGTGGGCTTGTTCGGTGTCGTCGCGGTGGGTTCGCTGCTCCTCGGCGCGGGTCTGTTGATCTCCGATATCGAGGGGGTCTGCCTACCGCTCGGCTCCGACGCGTCCTGCGCCACAGGCCAATAG
- a CDS encoding AMP-binding protein, whose translation MEDASGSMSAPTITCAGRVRSQPETHQRAGRLAAALVAAGVRRGDRVAIMLRNDIEFLEVSLAIASCGANPVPINTRWQAPEVAHVLSDCGARLVVAHTEFVETVEQAVPQRDTTVLEVAMPAEMLAEAGLDATLAEPTGRHPTLEQWIDAQADPLGFVEGAIVDSMGLIYTSGTTGRPKGVLRERITPHQLLSIAGGSARRLGLTPGGQALLAGPLYHASPNVVAVLALRVGTNITIMPRWDAERFLRHVHERRVTQAKVVPTMLSRLLSLPEEVRARYDVSSLTHLIHSSAPCPPAVKRAAIDWFGDALIEFYGCTEAGTITWITASEWLAHPGSVGRPVDGSGAIIVDDAGQPLPAGEIGRVFVRGADYWPRFSYLNKAGESDSPVPGFITVGDRGYLDDDGFLYLTGRSSEIIISGGVNIYPAEIENAIMAMDGVEDVAVFGIPHAGDLGEAVAAHVVPRPGAALTEASIRAGLAGQLASYKVPSVLRIVSELPRDDSGKIYKRQLRAEAAAAD comes from the coding sequence ATGGAGGATGCTTCAGGCAGCATGTCGGCCCCGACAATCACCTGCGCGGGACGCGTGCGATCCCAGCCCGAGACGCATCAGCGCGCGGGACGACTAGCGGCCGCGCTCGTTGCGGCGGGAGTGCGGCGCGGTGATCGCGTCGCGATAATGCTCCGTAACGACATCGAGTTCCTCGAGGTGTCCCTGGCTATCGCTTCCTGCGGAGCCAATCCGGTGCCGATCAATACGCGGTGGCAAGCGCCCGAGGTCGCGCACGTGCTCAGCGACTGCGGTGCGCGGCTGGTCGTCGCGCACACCGAATTCGTCGAGACCGTCGAACAGGCTGTCCCGCAGCGCGATACGACTGTTCTCGAGGTCGCGATGCCCGCGGAAATGCTGGCCGAGGCGGGGCTCGACGCGACGCTGGCCGAGCCGACCGGCAGGCACCCCACGCTCGAACAGTGGATCGATGCGCAGGCCGATCCGCTCGGCTTCGTCGAAGGCGCGATCGTCGATTCGATGGGGTTGATCTACACCTCCGGCACCACGGGGCGGCCCAAAGGGGTACTGCGGGAGCGCATTACGCCACACCAGCTGTTGTCGATCGCGGGTGGCTCGGCCCGGCGGTTGGGGCTGACGCCGGGCGGGCAGGCGTTGCTGGCCGGTCCGCTCTATCACGCCAGCCCGAACGTGGTCGCGGTGCTCGCGTTGCGGGTGGGCACGAACATCACCATAATGCCGCGCTGGGACGCCGAGCGGTTCCTGCGCCACGTCCACGAGCGCCGCGTCACGCAGGCCAAGGTCGTGCCCACCATGCTGTCGCGGTTGCTGTCGCTGCCCGAAGAGGTGCGCGCCCGCTACGACGTTTCCAGCCTCACCCACCTGATCCACTCCTCGGCGCCGTGCCCGCCCGCCGTCAAGCGGGCGGCCATCGACTGGTTCGGCGATGCGCTGATCGAGTTCTACGGCTGCACCGAAGCGGGCACCATCACCTGGATCACCGCCTCGGAGTGGCTGGCGCACCCGGGCAGCGTCGGCCGCCCGGTCGACGGCTCCGGCGCGATCATCGTCGACGATGCTGGACAGCCACTCCCGGCAGGTGAGATCGGCCGGGTGTTCGTCCGCGGCGCCGACTACTGGCCGCGATTCAGTTATCTCAACAAGGCGGGCGAATCGGACAGTCCGGTACCGGGATTCATCACCGTCGGTGACCGCGGCTACCTCGACGACGACGGATTCCTCTACCTCACCGGACGGTCCAGCGAGATCATCATCTCCGGCGGGGTGAACATCTACCCCGCCGAGATCGAGAACGCGATCATGGCCATGGACGGCGTCGAGGACGTCGCGGTCTTCGGCATCCCGCACGCAGGCGATCTCGGGGAAGCCGTTGCCGCCCATGTCGTTCCCCGCCCCGGCGCCGCGCTGACCGAGGCGTCGATCCGCGCGGGCCTGGCCGGACAACTCGCCTCCTACAAGGTGCCGAGCGTGCTGCGCATCGTGTCCGAACTCCCCCGCGACGATTCCGGAAAGATCTACAAACGTCAGCTGCGCGCGGAGGCGGCAGCCGCCGATTGA